Proteins from one Chitinophaga oryzae genomic window:
- a CDS encoding sigma-54 interaction domain-containing protein, whose product MDIQAIKNRFGIIGNSPALNYALQVAAQVANTDLTVLINGESGVGKEVFSQIIHALSARKHNPFIAVNCGAIPEGTIDSELFGHEKGSFTGAVDSRKGYFETVNGGTIFLDEIGEMPLGTQARLLRVLETGEYIRVGSSKVQKTDVRVIAATNRDLLERTQHGKFREDLYYRLNTVPIRVPALRDRKEDIPLLFRKFSVDFSEKYKTPSIQLDEEARQVLVNYPWRGNVRELKNIAEQISVLSSDKQVTANDLKRFLPEIPEVNRLPMLAAPQQQPGSGGDFASERDILYKLFFDMKKDVTEVKKMFFDILQNPNMAHAAEYHHPENHVLHSYPAGNDMPVVPSSGISNAQPIIIADNKIDHHEEVEETLSIADKEKELIVKALKKHKGKRKDAALDLGISERTLYRKLKEYNIAE is encoded by the coding sequence ATGGACATACAGGCTATCAAAAACAGGTTTGGCATTATCGGAAACAGTCCCGCATTGAACTACGCCCTGCAGGTGGCCGCACAGGTGGCCAATACAGACCTCACCGTACTGATCAACGGAGAGAGCGGCGTGGGTAAAGAAGTATTTTCCCAGATCATCCACGCGCTCAGCGCCCGTAAACATAATCCATTCATCGCTGTCAACTGCGGCGCCATCCCTGAAGGCACTATCGACTCCGAATTGTTCGGCCACGAAAAAGGCTCCTTTACCGGGGCGGTAGACAGCCGCAAAGGTTATTTTGAAACCGTGAACGGCGGCACCATCTTCCTCGATGAAATCGGGGAAATGCCACTGGGCACACAGGCACGCCTGCTCCGCGTACTGGAAACCGGCGAGTATATCCGCGTAGGCTCTTCCAAAGTACAGAAGACAGATGTGCGCGTGATCGCCGCCACCAACCGCGATCTGCTGGAACGCACGCAGCACGGTAAGTTCCGGGAAGACCTCTACTACCGGCTCAACACGGTGCCGATCCGCGTGCCCGCCCTGCGCGACCGCAAAGAGGACATTCCGCTGCTGTTCCGTAAATTCTCTGTCGATTTCTCCGAAAAATATAAAACCCCCTCCATCCAGCTGGATGAAGAAGCCCGTCAGGTGCTGGTCAACTATCCCTGGCGCGGTAACGTGCGTGAACTGAAAAATATCGCCGAACAGATCTCCGTGCTGTCGTCCGATAAGCAGGTCACCGCCAACGACCTGAAAAGGTTCCTCCCGGAAATACCGGAAGTCAACCGCCTTCCGATGCTGGCCGCGCCGCAGCAGCAGCCTGGCAGTGGCGGCGACTTTGCCAGCGAAAGGGACATCCTCTACAAACTCTTCTTCGACATGAAAAAAGATGTGACAGAGGTTAAAAAAATGTTCTTCGATATCCTGCAGAATCCCAATATGGCCCACGCCGCAGAATACCATCATCCGGAGAACCATGTATTGCACAGCTACCCGGCCGGCAACGACATGCCCGTGGTACCCTCTTCCGGCATCAGCAACGCCCAGCCCATCATCATCGCCGACAATAAAATCGATCATCACGAAGAAGTGGAAGAAACCCTTTCCATTGCCGACAAAGAGAAAGAACTGATCGTAAAAGCGCTGAAGAAACACAAAGGCAAACGTAAAGACGCCGCCCTGGACCTGGGTATTTCAGAAAGAACACTTTACCGCAAACTGAAAGAATATAACATTGCCGAATAA
- the miaB gene encoding tRNA (N6-isopentenyl adenosine(37)-C2)-methylthiotransferase MiaB, translating to MLDQVTKVHDESRQGEAFAPGTTDSQTYSKKFYIESYGCAMNFNDSEIVASILNKEGFGATRNVEEASLILLNTCSIREKAEQTVRKRLTEFRRIKKSTPGLLIGVLGCMAERLKTKLLEEEKLVDMVVGPDAYRSLPSLIAEAETGQKSVNVLLSREETYGDISPVRLDNNGVTSFVSIMRGCNNMCTFCVVPFTRGRERSRDAHSIVREATELFENGYREVTLLGQNVDSYYWTSDDDSETVTFAQLLEKVALINPLLRVRFSTSHPKDITDEVLFTMAKYENICNYIHLPVQSGSNRILQLMNRTYTREWYMKKVERIREILPDCGLSTDVICGFCSETEEEHQETMDIMRFAAYDLAYMYFYSERPGTLAQRRYQDDIPEEVKKRRLAEVVELHRRQSEQNMKNDVGKTFKVLIEGTSKRSEEHLFGRNDQNKVIVFPRENFKKGEYVMVKVDSCTSGTLIGTAVQ from the coding sequence ATGCTGGACCAGGTTACTAAAGTGCATGATGAGAGCCGTCAGGGAGAAGCTTTTGCTCCCGGGACGACTGACAGCCAAACATATAGTAAGAAATTTTATATAGAAAGCTATGGTTGTGCAATGAATTTCAACGACAGTGAGATCGTTGCCTCCATTCTGAATAAAGAAGGATTTGGCGCTACCCGTAATGTGGAAGAGGCCAGTCTGATCCTGCTCAACACCTGCTCTATCCGGGAAAAAGCGGAACAGACGGTACGTAAGCGCCTGACGGAATTCCGCCGGATCAAAAAATCCACCCCCGGACTACTCATCGGGGTGCTGGGCTGTATGGCAGAGCGGCTTAAAACCAAGTTGCTGGAAGAAGAGAAGCTGGTGGACATGGTCGTGGGACCTGACGCCTACCGCTCTCTCCCTTCCCTGATTGCTGAAGCGGAGACCGGCCAGAAATCGGTGAACGTATTACTGAGCCGCGAAGAAACCTATGGCGATATCAGTCCTGTCAGACTGGACAACAACGGGGTCACCTCCTTTGTATCTATCATGCGGGGCTGTAACAATATGTGCACCTTCTGTGTGGTGCCTTTCACCCGTGGCCGCGAACGCAGCCGCGATGCGCACTCTATCGTCAGGGAAGCCACAGAACTGTTTGAAAACGGTTACCGCGAAGTAACGCTGCTGGGCCAGAACGTAGACTCCTACTACTGGACCAGCGATGACGACAGCGAGACCGTCACTTTTGCGCAGCTGCTGGAGAAAGTGGCGCTGATCAACCCGCTGCTGCGGGTGCGTTTCAGCACCTCCCATCCCAAAGACATCACTGACGAAGTGCTCTTTACCATGGCGAAATACGAGAACATCTGCAACTATATCCACCTGCCGGTACAGAGTGGCAGCAACCGGATACTGCAGCTGATGAACCGTACGTATACCCGCGAATGGTATATGAAGAAGGTGGAGCGCATCCGCGAAATCCTTCCCGACTGCGGGCTTTCCACAGACGTCATCTGCGGCTTCTGCAGCGAGACAGAAGAAGAACACCAGGAAACCATGGACATCATGCGGTTTGCCGCTTATGACCTGGCCTACATGTACTTCTACTCCGAACGCCCCGGCACACTGGCGCAACGCCGTTACCAGGACGATATCCCGGAAGAGGTCAAAAAAAGAAGGCTTGCTGAAGTGGTGGAACTGCACCGCAGGCAGTCAGAACAAAACATGAAAAACGATGTCGGCAAAACCTTCAAAGTGCTGATAGAAGGCACTTCCAAACGTTCCGAAGAACATCTGTTCGGCCGTAATGACCAGAACAAGGTGATCGTTTTCCCCCGCGAAAACTTTAAAAAAGGGGAATACGTTATGGTGAAGGTGGACAGTTGCACATCCGGTACACTTATAGGAACGGCAGTACAGTAG
- a CDS encoding (Fe-S)-binding protein, producing the protein MQIKTMATYAANGETPEILFWVGCAGSFDQRAQKITKAFATILEKTGVQFAILGKEESCTGDPARRAGNEFIFQMMAQNNIQLLNMYGVKKIVTACPHCFNILKNEYPALGGNYEVIHHTTFLQSLIDEGKIRMKEGGAFKGKKITYHDSCYLGRGNNIYEAPRKVLETLDAELVEMKRCRSKGLCCGAGGAQMFKEEEKGTTRINIERGREAVDTGASVIASNCPFCMTMLTDGVKETGKEDEVKVLDIAELIALHLE; encoded by the coding sequence ATGCAGATAAAGACAATGGCTACATATGCCGCCAATGGTGAAACACCGGAAATACTGTTTTGGGTAGGTTGCGCCGGCAGCTTCGACCAGCGGGCACAGAAGATCACCAAAGCTTTTGCCACCATCCTTGAAAAAACAGGCGTTCAGTTTGCCATCCTGGGCAAAGAAGAAAGCTGTACCGGCGATCCGGCCAGAAGAGCGGGCAATGAATTTATTTTCCAGATGATGGCGCAGAATAATATACAGTTGCTTAATATGTACGGCGTGAAAAAAATTGTCACCGCCTGCCCTCACTGCTTTAATATCCTGAAAAATGAATACCCCGCCCTTGGCGGTAATTATGAAGTGATACATCATACCACCTTCCTGCAGTCGCTGATCGACGAAGGAAAAATCAGGATGAAGGAAGGCGGCGCTTTCAAAGGCAAAAAAATCACCTATCACGATTCCTGTTACCTCGGCAGAGGCAATAATATTTACGAAGCCCCCCGCAAAGTCCTTGAAACCCTTGATGCAGAACTGGTGGAAATGAAGCGCTGCCGCAGCAAAGGCCTCTGCTGTGGCGCCGGTGGCGCCCAGATGTTCAAGGAGGAAGAAAAAGGCACCACCCGTATCAACATCGAAAGGGGCCGGGAAGCCGTTGATACCGGCGCTTCCGTTATCGCCTCCAACTGTCCTTTCTGTATGACGATGCTGACAGACGGCGTGAAAGAGACCGGCAAAGAAGACGAAGTGAAAGTGCTGGATATCGCAGAACTGATTGCACTCCACCTCGAATAA
- a CDS encoding (Fe-S)-binding protein, producing MRILQELLFIIAFGTAVYLFSTKVRQIRRNILLGRDEDLNDHPDLRWKNVLLLAFGQKKMFRNPLVAVLHFFVYAGFIIINLEILEIILDGILGKHRLFVPVLGGLYPILISAFEVLAVLVVLGCAIFLVRRNILKLRRFMSRDLNGWPRSDANYILITEIVLMLLFLTMNAADQQMQLRGSEHYIATGNFLVSGSLASIFNSMPDGTLIAIERTCWWLHILGILAFLNYLPYSKHLHIILAFPNAYYARLEPMGEMENMPAVQREVQLMLQPELAANEPAPEGMPKFGAKDVFDLSWKNLLDAYSCTECGRCSAACPANITGKALSPRKIMMDTRDRAEAVGRNINENGAFKDDGKTLLRDHITEEELRACTTCNACVQECPVSISPLDIIVQLRRHLVMEESSAPAEWTGMFSNIENNMAPWKFSMDDRDKWAEEMNQ from the coding sequence ATGCGAATTCTACAAGAGTTACTGTTTATTATTGCCTTCGGGACGGCAGTATACCTATTTTCCACGAAAGTGCGCCAGATCAGGAGGAATATCCTGCTGGGGCGCGATGAAGACCTCAATGACCACCCTGACCTACGCTGGAAAAACGTTCTGTTGCTGGCTTTCGGCCAGAAAAAAATGTTCCGCAATCCACTGGTGGCTGTATTACACTTTTTCGTGTATGCAGGCTTTATTATCATCAACCTGGAGATCCTCGAGATTATCCTGGACGGGATACTGGGCAAACATCGTTTATTCGTGCCCGTATTAGGCGGACTGTATCCCATACTGATCAGCGCTTTTGAAGTGCTGGCCGTGCTCGTGGTCCTGGGCTGCGCTATCTTCCTGGTACGCAGGAATATCCTGAAGCTCCGCCGGTTTATGAGCAGGGACCTCAACGGATGGCCGCGCTCTGACGCCAATTACATCCTTATTACCGAGATCGTGCTGATGCTGCTGTTCCTGACGATGAACGCCGCCGATCAGCAGATGCAGCTGCGTGGCAGCGAACATTATATCGCCACGGGTAATTTCCTGGTCAGCGGCAGCCTGGCATCCATCTTCAACAGCATGCCGGACGGCACGCTGATCGCTATTGAGCGTACCTGCTGGTGGCTGCACATACTGGGCATCCTCGCATTCCTTAACTATCTGCCTTATTCCAAACATCTTCATATTATACTGGCCTTTCCAAACGCTTACTACGCCCGCCTGGAGCCTATGGGCGAAATGGAAAACATGCCTGCCGTACAGCGGGAGGTACAGCTGATGCTGCAACCGGAGCTGGCGGCCAATGAACCTGCGCCGGAAGGTATGCCCAAGTTCGGCGCCAAAGACGTATTTGACCTCAGCTGGAAAAACCTGCTGGACGCCTACAGCTGCACCGAATGCGGCCGCTGCAGCGCTGCCTGCCCGGCCAACATTACCGGCAAAGCGCTCTCTCCCCGTAAAATTATGATGGATACCCGCGACCGCGCCGAAGCAGTAGGCCGTAACATCAATGAAAACGGCGCTTTCAAAGACGACGGCAAAACCCTGCTGCGGGACCATATCACAGAAGAAGAACTGCGCGCCTGCACCACCTGCAACGCCTGCGTGCAGGAGTGCCCGGTAAGTATCAGTCCGCTCGATATCATCGTGCAGCTACGCCGCCACCTCGTGATGGAAGAATCCAGCGCACCAGCCGAATGGACCGGCATGTTCAGCAATATCGAAAACAACATGGCCCCCTGGAAGTTCAGTATGGACGACCGCGACAAATGGGCTGAAGAAATGAATCAATAA
- a CDS encoding phosphoribosyltransferase family protein: MNVIFAPMESRNIILTQDIIQKKIERIAYEIYELNSDGTEIILAGIWDRGMVVARKIAAVLEQISPLKTRIISLHLDKQHPGEVKVSEDIDFNDKVVVVVDDVANSGRTMLYALKPLLAYLPKKIQTAVLVDRRHKSFPLSVDFVGYSLATTLQDMVLVDMQGEDIIAAYFE; the protein is encoded by the coding sequence ATGAACGTTATATTTGCGCCTATGGAAAGCAGGAACATTATTCTTACACAGGATATCATCCAGAAAAAAATCGAACGGATCGCTTATGAGATCTATGAACTGAACAGCGACGGCACAGAGATCATCCTTGCCGGTATCTGGGACAGGGGCATGGTCGTGGCCCGTAAAATAGCCGCCGTACTGGAACAGATCTCTCCGTTGAAAACAAGGATCATTTCCCTGCACCTGGATAAACAACATCCGGGGGAAGTAAAAGTTTCTGAAGATATTGATTTTAATGATAAGGTAGTCGTGGTGGTAGATGACGTGGCCAACTCCGGCCGTACCATGCTCTATGCGCTGAAGCCGCTGCTGGCTTATCTTCCGAAGAAAATACAGACCGCTGTGCTGGTAGACCGCCGGCACAAATCTTTCCCGCTGTCGGTTGACTTTGTAGGTTATTCCCTTGCCACTACCTTACAGGACATGGTATTGGTGGACATGCAGGGAGAAGACATTATCGCTGCTTATTTTGAATAA
- a CDS encoding DUF2279 domain-containing protein, whose product MLSSAWYKGYSRSSFHFFNDAGEWNQMDKAGHIFAAYFEGKYSREMWRWSGLPRKQQIWIGGLSGFAYQSVIEVLDGFSDKWGFSWSDMGANAVGSALLISQELAWDEQRIQLKFSSHPKSYPEGPVREKAKQLFGHTFWERTLKDYNAQTYWVSVNLYSFHKNSTWLPRWLNIAVGYGAEGMYGGRDNTWTDPHGQYYDYNQVRRIRQFYLSPDVDFTRIRTRKKGVRVLFQVLNMMKFPAPALEINSQGGVKLHPIYF is encoded by the coding sequence GTGCTCAGCAGCGCCTGGTACAAAGGTTATTCCCGTTCCTCTTTCCATTTTTTCAATGATGCAGGGGAATGGAACCAGATGGACAAAGCCGGACATATTTTTGCCGCTTACTTTGAAGGGAAATACAGCCGTGAAATGTGGCGATGGTCGGGCCTGCCGCGCAAGCAGCAGATCTGGATCGGTGGCCTCAGCGGCTTTGCCTACCAGTCGGTAATAGAAGTACTGGACGGTTTCTCTGATAAATGGGGCTTCTCATGGAGCGATATGGGCGCCAATGCCGTGGGTTCCGCCCTGCTGATCAGCCAGGAGCTGGCGTGGGACGAGCAGCGGATACAGCTTAAATTCTCTTCCCATCCTAAAAGTTATCCCGAAGGCCCGGTGCGGGAGAAAGCGAAACAGCTCTTCGGCCACACTTTCTGGGAAAGAACGCTGAAAGATTATAATGCACAGACGTACTGGGTGTCTGTCAACCTGTACTCCTTTCATAAAAATTCCACCTGGCTGCCGCGCTGGCTGAATATCGCCGTGGGATACGGCGCCGAAGGAATGTACGGAGGGCGCGATAATACCTGGACAGACCCGCATGGCCAATACTACGACTACAACCAGGTGCGCCGTATCCGGCAGTTCTACCTGTCGCCGGACGTTGACTTCACCAGGATCCGCACCCGAAAAAAAGGCGTCAGGGTATTGTTCCAGGTGCTGAATATGATGAAGTTCCCGGCGCCAGCCCTTGAAATCAATTCACAAGGCGGCGTAAAACTGCACCCCATCTATTTTTAA
- a CDS encoding phospho-sugar mutase: protein MDINIQNKVSQWLNGNYDAETIATLKKMQEGNPDDLNDAFYRNLEFGTGGLRGIMGVGTNRMNKYTVGMATQGFANYLKKTFEGEVKVAIAHDSRNNSRFFAETVANVFAANGIKVFLFESLRPTPELSFTIRHLQCQGGVVLTASHNPKEYNGYKAYWNDGAQLVPPHDKNVIREVESILSPDDVKWSGGEANITLIGKEVDEAYLKELQGLSINPEINKQQHDLKIVYTPIHGTGITMVPEILQRFGFTNVNVVEEQATPNGNFPTVVYPNPEESEAMNLGLKKAQELDADILLGTDPDADRVGIAVKDLKGRWILLNGNQTGVLLFNYIVEGRRRKGLQQSNDYIAKTIVTSDLIDVFAAKNNINCYNTLTGFKWIADLIRRKEPQETFICGGEESYGYMIGNNIRDKDAISSVAMICEMAAYARSQGKSLFELLVNVYLQYGYYKEHLISITKKGMKGADEIAEMMRGYRENPPATINGSPVVTLYDYQLQQVKDIKSGEIKPLDLPKSNVLQFVLADGSKISARPSGTEPKIKFYFSVNAPLDSVDSYDAVTADLDKKIEGIISDMQLK from the coding sequence ATGGATATAAATATTCAAAACAAAGTATCGCAGTGGCTCAACGGTAACTATGACGCCGAAACCATTGCCACGCTGAAAAAGATGCAGGAAGGCAACCCTGATGACCTTAATGATGCTTTTTATCGTAATCTTGAGTTTGGTACCGGTGGATTGAGAGGAATTATGGGCGTAGGTACCAACCGCATGAACAAATATACCGTCGGCATGGCCACGCAAGGCTTTGCCAACTATCTCAAAAAGACGTTTGAAGGCGAGGTAAAAGTGGCCATCGCCCACGACAGCCGCAACAATTCCCGCTTTTTCGCAGAAACCGTTGCCAACGTGTTCGCGGCCAACGGCATTAAAGTATTTCTGTTCGAAAGCCTCCGCCCTACGCCGGAGCTTTCTTTTACCATCCGCCATCTGCAATGCCAGGGCGGCGTGGTGCTCACCGCTTCTCACAACCCGAAAGAATACAACGGCTATAAAGCTTACTGGAACGACGGCGCCCAGCTGGTGCCTCCGCACGACAAGAACGTGATCCGGGAAGTGGAAAGCATCCTCTCCCCCGACGACGTGAAATGGAGCGGCGGCGAAGCCAATATCACCCTTATCGGCAAGGAAGTGGACGAAGCCTACCTGAAAGAGTTACAGGGCCTGTCTATCAACCCGGAAATCAACAAACAACAGCACGACCTGAAAATCGTGTATACGCCTATCCATGGCACCGGCATCACCATGGTGCCGGAAATACTGCAGCGCTTCGGTTTCACCAACGTCAACGTGGTGGAAGAACAAGCCACGCCGAACGGCAATTTCCCGACGGTGGTGTATCCTAACCCTGAAGAGTCGGAAGCCATGAACCTGGGCCTGAAGAAAGCCCAGGAACTGGATGCGGATATCCTGCTGGGCACCGACCCCGACGCAGACCGTGTAGGCATCGCCGTGAAAGACCTGAAAGGCCGGTGGATATTACTGAACGGTAACCAGACCGGCGTACTGCTGTTCAACTATATCGTGGAAGGCCGCCGCAGAAAAGGACTGCAGCAGTCGAACGATTATATCGCCAAAACCATAGTGACCTCCGACCTGATCGACGTATTCGCCGCTAAAAACAATATCAACTGCTACAACACCCTCACCGGCTTCAAATGGATCGCTGACCTGATCCGCCGGAAAGAGCCGCAGGAAACTTTCATCTGCGGCGGGGAAGAATCATATGGTTATATGATCGGCAACAATATCCGTGACAAGGACGCTATCTCCTCTGTGGCCATGATCTGCGAAATGGCAGCTTACGCCCGCAGCCAGGGCAAGTCCCTGTTTGAACTGCTGGTGAACGTTTACCTGCAGTACGGTTATTATAAAGAGCACCTGATCTCCATCACCAAAAAAGGTATGAAAGGCGCCGATGAAATTGCTGAGATGATGCGGGGCTATCGTGAGAATCCGCCGGCCACGATCAACGGCTCTCCGGTGGTGACGCTGTACGATTACCAGCTGCAACAGGTGAAAGACATCAAATCCGGCGAAATCAAACCGCTGGACCTGCCGAAGTCCAACGTGCTGCAGTTCGTGCTGGCCGATGGCAGCAAGATCTCTGCCCGTCCGTCCGGCACCGAACCCAAAATCAAGTTCTATTTCAGCGTGAACGCGCCGCTGGACAGCGTAGACAGCTATGATGCCGTTACCGCCGATCTTGACAAAAAGATCGAAGGCATCATCAGCGACATGCAACTGAAATAA
- a CDS encoding protein-L-isoaspartate(D-aspartate) O-methyltransferase, whose protein sequence is MRRYEDTYKQKGLRKQLVDSIRQKGITDENVLAAIGNIPRHFFLDTAFESIAYDDRAFPIGEGQTISQPYTVAYQTQLLEPRPFEKILEIGTGSGYQACVLAELKLNVFTIERQKRLFDQVKAFPFKSKYPNLRLFYGDGYEGLPSYAPFDKVLVTAAAPHIPEKLVQQLKIGGKMVIPVGGQEVQRMLRITKISDTETEQELFDNFSFVPMLAGKK, encoded by the coding sequence ATGAGGCGGTATGAAGATACTTATAAACAAAAAGGATTACGCAAACAGCTGGTTGATAGTATCCGTCAGAAAGGTATTACCGATGAAAACGTACTGGCGGCCATCGGCAATATTCCCAGGCATTTTTTTCTTGATACGGCTTTCGAGAGCATTGCATACGATGACAGGGCCTTTCCTATCGGGGAGGGACAAACGATTTCCCAACCTTATACGGTAGCCTATCAGACACAGTTGCTGGAACCCCGGCCGTTTGAGAAAATACTGGAAATCGGTACCGGCAGCGGCTACCAGGCCTGCGTGCTGGCGGAGCTGAAACTGAACGTTTTTACCATTGAACGCCAGAAACGCCTGTTCGACCAGGTGAAAGCCTTTCCTTTTAAAAGCAAATACCCCAACCTGCGCCTGTTTTATGGCGACGGCTACGAAGGATTACCTTCCTATGCGCCGTTTGACAAGGTCCTGGTGACCGCGGCAGCGCCACATATCCCCGAAAAACTGGTCCAGCAGTTAAAAATCGGCGGTAAAATGGTCATCCCCGTGGGCGGCCAGGAAGTACAGCGGATGCTGCGTATTACTAAAATAAGTGATACGGAGACGGAACAGGAACTGTTCGACAACTTCTCCTTTGTGCCCATGCTGGCCGGAAAAAAATAA